One region of Eurosta solidaginis isolate ZX-2024a chromosome X, ASM4086904v1, whole genome shotgun sequence genomic DNA includes:
- the LOC137235434 gene encoding cysteine desulfurase, mitochondrial-like encodes MTLIIRVQKYRERCRKRVLTSTNNPKAKEMEYDKKFIDFLSKRLYDRITSRLSHGICNGGPEQTYSGLLNLSLLMALKDVVMSGASACTSASLEPLYVLRAIGTDEDLAHSSVRIGIDRFTTIEEGRYIADKCIKHVERLREMSPLWEMMQEPIDLKNIQWSQY; translated from the exons atgacactgataatacgcgtccaaaaatatcgagagagatgtagaaaacgcgtattgacctcgaccaataatccgaaggcgaag gaaatggaatatgataagaaatttatagattttctttcgaaacgtttatatgatcgcatcacttcaagattatcacatggtatatgtaatggtggTCCAGAGCAAAcgtatagtggtttattaaatttatcattactgatggccttaaaagatgtggtGATGTCTggtgcctcagcatgtacttcaGCATCACTGGAACCTTTGTACGtactacgtgcgattggaactgatgaggatttggcacatagttcagtAAG GATTGGTATTGATCGTTTCACCACCATTGAAGAGGGTCGTTATATTGCCGATAAATGCATCAAACATGtggaacgtttacgtgaaatgtctccattatgggagatgatgcaagaaccaattgatttgaaaaatatccaatggtcgcaatattaa